Within Celeribacter marinus, the genomic segment GCGGATGACAGTTTTCATCAATAAAGAAACGCGTCATCTTTGATTTGGAGACGCGCTGTGCCATCGTCATGGCCTCGGCGCACGCCGTTGCCTCATCTAGCAACGATGCGTTGGCTACGGGCAAACCCGTCATATCGCAGACCATCGTTTGATAGTTGAGCAAAGCCTCAAGGCGCCCCTGCGCGATCTCGGGTTGGTACGGCGTGTAGGCCGTATACCACGCAGGATTTTCCAGAATATTGCGTTGGATCGCGGGGGGCGTGGCGGTGCCGTAGTACCCCTGACCAATCAGCGAGGTCATGACCGTGTTACGCCCTGCGACCTCACGCATGTGATCAAGAACCTCATGTTCCGTCATTGGATCCCATGTCAAAGGCTCCAACTGGCGGATCGACATCGGAACTGTCTCGTCAATCAAGGTATCAAGAGACGCCGCACCAATCGCCTTGAGCATCTCGGCCATCTCGGCGGGAGACGGGCCGATGTGGCGGCGATTGGCGAAGTCGTACGGGTTATAAGTCGAGGGCGTGTAGGTCACGGGCAGCAATCCTTGCAATGTCGGGCCTGAGGCGTTGGTTAGCCGATATGGGCTTTGTATTCGGCCTCGGTCATGAGGTCGTCGAGCGCAGACATATCGTCCACTTTCATCTTAAAGAACCATGCATCGCCAAGCGGGTCTTCGTTCACCTTACCGGGGTCTTCGGCAAGTGGTCCGTTCACTTCGACGATTTCACCATCGAGCGGCGCAAGAATGTCTGAGGCCGCTTTGACAGACTCAATCACCACAACTTCGTCGTCTTTGGATACGGTTGTGCCCTCGTCGGGAAGCTCAATAAAGACAACATCGCCAAGGGCGGTTGCCGCATGTTCCGTGATGCCAACAACGACGAGGTCGTCCTCAACGCGGAGCCATTCGTGTTCTTCGGTAAATTTAATATCGTTAGCCATGTGAGGTGTCCCTTTTTGGATGGGGTTAGCGTTTATAGGTTGAGGGGCGAAACGGCATGTCAGTGACATGAACAGGTAGGCGCTTACCACGCAGCTCCGCAAAAACTTCGGTGCCGGATGCACTTAGCTCGATGGGCAGGTAGCCCATGGCAATTGGGTGTTCGAGTGAGGGGGCAAAGCCACCAGACGTGATGACGCCAATCTGGTCCGCACTGTCTTGGCTCGCGAAGAGGGGCGTGCCTTCACGCATCGGCGCGCGACCCTGTGGCAATAGGCCAACACGCAATCGTGTGGGCGCACCGTCCAGTTCGGCCAGAATACGCGCCTCTCCGGCAAACCCACCCGCGCGCGCGCCGTCAGTGCGGCGCACTTTTTGAATGGCCCATGCGATATTGCCCTCGGCGGGTGAGGTGGTGGTGTCGATATCGTGACCATAGAGGCAAAGACCCGCCTCAAGGCGCAAACTGTCACGCGCTCCAAGACCAATTGGGGCAACCTCGTCCATGTCACAAATCGTCTGTGCAAAGGCTTCGGCGGCGTCCGCAGGTAGCGAGATTTCGAACCCGTCTTCCCCTGTGTAGCCAGAGCGCGAAATCCACCACTCGGTGCCGTCCACATCAATGCGGTGACTGTCCATAAACCGCATCTCGGTCACGGATGGAACGAGGCGCGATAGGGCCGTTTCGGCACTTGGGCCTTGCAACGCCAAGAGCGCGCGGTCGGTGATTTCGCTCACCGTTACATGCGCGGGCAAGTTTGCTTTGAGGTGTGCGATGTCCTCAGATTTACACGCCGCATTCACCACAAGAAACAGGGCGTCACCTGTGTTGGCGATCATCAGATCATCTAGGATCCCACCCGCCTCGTTTGTGAACACGCCGTAGCGTTGACGCCCCGCCGCGATCCCCGTGATCGACACGGGCACAAGCGCCTCAAGAGCGAGGCACAATGCCTCAAGACCCTGATCGGACGTCAACATGACTTGGCCCATGTGACTAACATCGAACAGGCCCGCAGCAGCACGCGTGTGCAAGTGCTCTTTCATCACGCCAAGCGGATATTGCACAGGCATATCATACCCCGCAAACGGCACCATTTTAGCCTGTTGGGAAATGTGAAAATCATAAAGTGGGGTTTTGTTTAGAGCCGTCATGTCATCCTCTTTCCGACCTCTTCAGGTCGTTCTCGCCGGTGACAAATCAACCGACATCACGACAGGGAAATCCCTGCCCGATGCCCCCTCTGTCCTGTGCGCCTGAGATCGTTATCCCTTCGGCGGATGCGCGAGGCACCTCTCTCCAGAGTTTTGACCTCGCGAAGGTCCATTTGCCTGAGAGTTTACCGGGGCGGTTGCTCCTTCGGCACGGGGGACTATGCCCTTCCGTTCTCCCAACGCGAGATATTTTGCGGACGTTATGCGAGCCTCAGATTCGGGGCAAGGGCCAAGTGCGCCTCGGCAAACCAAAGAACACAAAACCCGCCCAATGCGCATGTGGCATGGACGGGTTTGTATAGATTTAGATCAAACGCACCTTGGCGATTATAGCGCAGGTGCCTTTTGCAACAACGGCATGACGTTCGACATGTCAGGGCCGCGCTCCATTCCCGTTACAGCCTTGCGTAGCGGCATAAATAGACCTTTGCCTTTTCGGCCCGTGGCGTCTTTGACGGCGGTGGTCCACTCTTTCCACGTGTCCAATGTGTAGGGATGCGCAGGAAGCATGGTGAAGGCTTCGGTGATGAAATCCGTGTCCTCATCGTCGATAAGCGGCGTCGCCCCATCGCGAAACAACTCCCACCAACCAGCCATATCAGCTTTTACGGTGATGTTTTCGCGCACAACGGTCCAGAATGCTTCGGCCTGACCATCGGGCACACCAAGGGCCGCGACCTCGTCTTTGACATCGGCGAACGGACGGGTGTGGTTGACTTGTGCCGACAGGGGCAACAAATCTTTTGGGTCGAACTTAGTCGGGGCAGAGCCAAAAGACGCGACATCGAACCCGTCGATCAACTCGTCCATCGTCGCGCGCAACTCCACGGGCTGAGACGAACCGAGACGCGCCATCAACGACAAAAGCGCCATAGGCTCGATACCTTGCGCGCGCAGATCACGCAGCGACAAGGTGCCAAGACGCTTGGATAGCGCTTCGCCCTCGGGGCCAGTCAACAGCGAGTGGTGCGCAAAGGTCGGCACTGTGCCACCGAGCGCTTTGATAATCTGGATTTGTGTGGCGGTGTTGGTGACGTGATCGGACCCGCGTACAACATTGGTGATGCCGTAATCGATATCGTCGCAAACGGACGCGAGCGTGTACAAAAACTGACCGTCAGCGCGGATCAAAACCGGATCGGACACGGACGCGGCATCAATCGACAGATCGCCCAAAATGCCATCGGTCCACTCAATGCGTTCTTGGTCCAGTTTGAACCGCCACACCCCATCGCCGCGCTCGGCGCGCAACTTGGCTTTCTCGTCGTCCGAAAGCGTCAGATGCGCGCGGTCGTATACGGGCGGCTTGCCCATGTTGAGTTGTTTTTTACGCTTGAGGTCCAATTCGACGGGCGTCTCGAAACACTCGTAGAACCGGGCACTGGCGCGCAGCTCGTCGGCCGCCTGATTATAGCGATCAAGCCGCTCGGATTGTTTTTCCACGCGGTCCCACGTCAGGCCAAGCCATTCGAGGTCTTCCATGATCGCATCGGCATATTCCTGTTTCGAGCGCTCGGGATCGGTGTCATCCAGACGCAAGATAAACTGGCCGCCGTTTTTGCGGGCGATGAGGAAGTTAAAAAGCGCAGTGCGCAAGTTGCCGATGTGGATATAGCCCGTAGGCGACGGGGCGAAACGTGTGACGGTCATGACGATCTCCTGTTGCCGCTTGCTCTTTCATATTGCGCGCAAAGAGTCCATATCGGGAAGGCTACGTTCATAAGGTTACCCCATGTCTGATACCGTGATCCAAACACCGCTCGATGCACTTGCGCCCGACCTAGATCAGGTCGAGGATATTGCGCGCGCGACGATGTCCGCACTGCCGCCCGCGTTCAAGGTTCTAGCCTCACAAATTGCGCTATCCGTGATGGATTTTGCGCCCGAGGATTTGCTCGGCGAGATCGGCATCGAAGATCCGTTTGAGTTGACAGGGCTTTACACTGGCATTCCCTTGACCGAAAAATCGGTGATGGATCAGGCTACGGCACCCGACACCATTTGGCTATTTCGCCGTCCGATACTGGACGAGTGGCTGATGCGCGGGAACGTAACCCTGCACCAGATGGTTGCACATGTAACCATCCATGAGTTGGCGCATCATTTTGGATGGTCCGACGACGATATTGCAACCATCGATAAGTGGTGGACAGTAGACTGAACGCGCACAGCGGCAACATCCCGCCTCTTTGTGATTTGAATCAAGGCGTCTGGTGCCATCTGCGTTAGGCTGATGCAAAATCTCCTCGAAGACGGGACCGCACAGATGGCTGACATCCTCACAATCACCCTTAACCCGACTGTCGATCTGTCAACACACGCCCCTGAGGTTGTGGCGGGACCAAAGGTGAGGTGCGATGCGCCTGTCGCTGATCCGGGTGGCGGGGGTATAAACGTGTCACGGGCCATCAAATTTTTAGGTGGAAAAAGCACCGCCTTCGTTGCGACAGGCGGCGAAACCGGTGCGCGGTTGTTGCGGCTATTGGCAAGTGAGCATGTCAAGTTTACGGCGTTTTCCGTCACGGGCGACACACGGCAATCCATGTCTATCACCGATAAGTCATCGGGCGCACAATTCAGGTTCGTGATGCCCGGTCCGGTCTGGGATGACCACATGGTGAACGACGCGCTACATGCCATAGGAGCGGCCGCACCACACAACGCCATTGTCGTGCTCTCAGGATCACAACCACCCGGCGTTCCGGTGGATTTTCCCGCCCGATTGAACCGCGCTCTCGCACCCAAAAAATGCCGTTTGTTTGTGGACACCTCTGGCGCGCCGCTGCGCGCGCTCACCCAATCCTGCGTGGGTCCGTTTGTTTTGCGCATGGATGATGTCGAGGCTGAGAATTTGGCCGATCGTCCCCTACTTAGTCGCGTCAATACCGCTGAGTTTGCCGCTGATCTCGTGGCGCGCGGCGTGGCGCAAAACGTGATCATCGCGCGCGGGTCGGACGGGTCCACTTTGGTCAATCGAGATGGCCGCTGGCATTGCGCGCGTGCGATTGATCCCGCCCAAGTCGTTTCTGCCGTTGGGGCGGGCGATAGCTTTGTCGGGGCGTTTTGCATGGCCATGTCGCGTGGCGACACACAGATAGACGCGCTTGTATTCGGCACGGCGGCGGCCTCGGCTGCGGTTATGACCGAGGGGACAAAGCTGTGTCATGCTGCGGACGTTTCAGCACTTCTATCCGACTGCGAATTGGTTGAGGTTTAGCACACCCTAACTTGGGTCGCGCCATCCATTGACGATGGGATAGCGACGATCAAGCCAGAACGCCGCATGGGTCAGGCGCGGACCAGGTGCGGATTGAAACCGCTTGTATTCGGAAATGTAGAGCAAGTGCTCCACTCGTTTCACGATATCACGCTCGAACCCCTTAGCCACGAGATCGGCCACGCTTTCGTCACGATCCACAAGCCCCTCAAGGATTGCATCGAGCACCTCATAGGGCGGCAAGCTGTCATCATCACGTTGGTCAGGGCGCAACTCCGCTGATGGCGGCTTGTCGATGATCGACACAGGGATGACCTCTCCCTCTGGTCCCATCATCCAATCGCGGTGATTGGCGTTGCGCCAACGACATTGCTCGAACACACGGGTTTTGTAGAGGTCTTTGATCGGGTTATAGCCGCCGTTCATATCGCCGTAGATCGTGCAGTACCCCACCGCAACTTCGGATTTATTCCCCGTGGTCAAAAGCATGGAACCAAACTTGTTAGACAGCGCCATCAGCAACAGACCGCGTAGACGTGACTGGAGGTTTTCCTCCGTCAAATCGTCCTCATAGCCCGCAAACAGCGGCGCAAGTGTGTCGGTGATCGCGTCACGCCCTTCGGAAATCGGCACAAAATCATAGCGACACCCAAGGCGCTCGGCGATGTCTTTGGCATCCTCAAGCGAGCCTTGCGAGGTGTATTCAGAGGGTAGCATCACACAGTGAACATTGTCGGGGCCAAGCGCATCTGTGGCGATGGTGGCAACAATGGCGCTATCGATCCCGCCCGATAGACCCAGCACGACTTTCTTGAACCCTGTTTTACGTAGGTAATCACGCAAAGCCTCGACCATCACGCGGTAATCTTGTTCCCATGCATCGGGTTGAGGAACGATTTCGCCATCCAGTGCGACCCAACCATCCGCGTCTTTGACAAAATCAACGTGGCGGATGCATTCGTCAAACGCGGGGAGAATGTGGGCGGGTTTGCCATGGCGGTTGAGGACGAAGGAGCCACCGTCAAACACCTGATCATCTTGGCCGCCAACCATATTGAGATAGACGAGCGGCACATCATTTTCGGTGACACGGGCAACCATGTGGCTTAGCCGCACATCAAATTTGTTGCGAAAATACGGCGAGCCGTTGGGTACGATGAGAATTTCGGCACCACTTTCGACTTGGGCTTCGGCGACATCCTCGTGCCACGCGTCCTCACAAATAGGCGAACCGATCCGCATAGGACCAATAGCATACGGTCCCTCAAGCGGACCTTCGGCAAACAGGCGCTTCTCGTCAAAGACGTTGAAGTTGGGCAGGCGGTGCTTGCGCAGCACTTGCTTGACCTGACCCTCGGCCAAAATCCAATACCCGTTGTAAAGCGCATCAGAGTACGCATAAGGCGCGCCCACAGCCATGGCAGGACCGTCTAACGTAAGGGCTGCCAATTCCTCCATCTTTGCCATAGCGGCATTCACCAACGCGGGCTTTTTCACCAAATCTTGCGGCTGGTATCCGATCACAAACAATTCGGGGAACACGACATAATCCGATCCCGCGGCCTTACCCGTTGCGTAAGCGGCACGCACGGCATCTGCGTTTTTGTCAATCGCCCCCACGACTGGGTTCAATTGCGCCATGGTCAAACGGAATTTGTCGGTCATCTCGCACGCCTTTGCTTTGTTACGTTTGGGTTTATCAGACTGTGCGGCAAGGGAAAGCCGATCACGGCAAAAACATTTGCTCATGACGCAAGACACCTTTAGGCTTGCGCCAACGAAAAGACCCGACAGCCAAAACGGCGCGCAGTGCGATACGGGCAAGACCCAGATAAGAGGTAAGACAGGTGAAACGCTCGATACTTCTCACATCCGCGGCCTTAGTAGGCGCCGTGCTTTCCCTCACCGTATCCCCACTCTACGCTCAAGACGCCGGCGAGGTCATCACCCGCCAAAATGATCAGGGTGGCATTTATGAGGGAACGTTCAAGGATGGCGTTCAACATGGCGTTGGCTCCTACCGCCTCCCCTCAGGGTTTGAATACACGGGCGAATG encodes:
- a CDS encoding NAD+ synthase, with translation MTDKFRLTMAQLNPVVGAIDKNADAVRAAYATGKAAGSDYVVFPELFVIGYQPQDLVKKPALVNAAMAKMEELAALTLDGPAMAVGAPYAYSDALYNGYWILAEGQVKQVLRKHRLPNFNVFDEKRLFAEGPLEGPYAIGPMRIGSPICEDAWHEDVAEAQVESGAEILIVPNGSPYFRNKFDVRLSHMVARVTENDVPLVYLNMVGGQDDQVFDGGSFVLNRHGKPAHILPAFDECIRHVDFVKDADGWVALDGEIVPQPDAWEQDYRVMVEALRDYLRKTGFKKVVLGLSGGIDSAIVATIATDALGPDNVHCVMLPSEYTSQGSLEDAKDIAERLGCRYDFVPISEGRDAITDTLAPLFAGYEDDLTEENLQSRLRGLLLMALSNKFGSMLLTTGNKSEVAVGYCTIYGDMNGGYNPIKDLYKTRVFEQCRWRNANHRDWMMGPEGEVIPVSIIDKPPSAELRPDQRDDDSLPPYEVLDAILEGLVDRDESVADLVAKGFERDIVKRVEHLLYISEYKRFQSAPGPRLTHAAFWLDRRYPIVNGWRDPS
- the gcvT gene encoding glycine cleavage system aminomethyltransferase GcvT — translated: MTALNKTPLYDFHISQQAKMVPFAGYDMPVQYPLGVMKEHLHTRAAAGLFDVSHMGQVMLTSDQGLEALCLALEALVPVSITGIAAGRQRYGVFTNEAGGILDDLMIANTGDALFLVVNAACKSEDIAHLKANLPAHVTVSEITDRALLALQGPSAETALSRLVPSVTEMRFMDSHRIDVDGTEWWISRSGYTGEDGFEISLPADAAEAFAQTICDMDEVAPIGLGARDSLRLEAGLCLYGHDIDTTTSPAEGNIAWAIQKVRRTDGARAGGFAGEARILAELDGAPTRLRVGLLPQGRAPMREGTPLFASQDSADQIGVITSGGFAPSLEHPIAMGYLPIELSASGTEVFAELRGKRLPVHVTDMPFRPSTYKR
- a CDS encoding metallopeptidase family protein: MSDTVIQTPLDALAPDLDQVEDIARATMSALPPAFKVLASQIALSVMDFAPEDLLGEIGIEDPFELTGLYTGIPLTEKSVMDQATAPDTIWLFRRPILDEWLMRGNVTLHQMVAHVTIHELAHHFGWSDDDIATIDKWWTVD
- the gltX gene encoding glutamate--tRNA ligase yields the protein MTVTRFAPSPTGYIHIGNLRTALFNFLIARKNGGQFILRLDDTDPERSKQEYADAIMEDLEWLGLTWDRVEKQSERLDRYNQAADELRASARFYECFETPVELDLKRKKQLNMGKPPVYDRAHLTLSDDEKAKLRAERGDGVWRFKLDQERIEWTDGILGDLSIDAASVSDPVLIRADGQFLYTLASVCDDIDYGITNVVRGSDHVTNTATQIQIIKALGGTVPTFAHHSLLTGPEGEALSKRLGTLSLRDLRAQGIEPMALLSLMARLGSSQPVELRATMDELIDGFDVASFGSAPTKFDPKDLLPLSAQVNHTRPFADVKDEVAALGVPDGQAEAFWTVVRENITVKADMAGWWELFRDGATPLIDDEDTDFITEAFTMLPAHPYTLDTWKEWTTAVKDATGRKGKGLFMPLRKAVTGMERGPDMSNVMPLLQKAPAL
- the gcvH gene encoding glycine cleavage system protein GcvH; this translates as MKFTEEHEWLRVEDDLVVVGITEHAATALGDVVFIELPDEGTTVSKDDEVVVIESVKAASDILAPLDGEIVEVNGPLAEDPGKVNEDPLGDAWFFKMKVDDMSALDDLMTEAEYKAHIG
- a CDS encoding 1-phosphofructokinase family hexose kinase, which produces MADILTITLNPTVDLSTHAPEVVAGPKVRCDAPVADPGGGGINVSRAIKFLGGKSTAFVATGGETGARLLRLLASEHVKFTAFSVTGDTRQSMSITDKSSGAQFRFVMPGPVWDDHMVNDALHAIGAAAPHNAIVVLSGSQPPGVPVDFPARLNRALAPKKCRLFVDTSGAPLRALTQSCVGPFVLRMDDVEAENLADRPLLSRVNTAEFAADLVARGVAQNVIIARGSDGSTLVNRDGRWHCARAIDPAQVVSAVGAGDSFVGAFCMAMSRGDTQIDALVFGTAAASAAVMTEGTKLCHAADVSALLSDCELVEV